A window of the Gossypium hirsutum isolate 1008001.06 chromosome A03, Gossypium_hirsutum_v2.1, whole genome shotgun sequence genome harbors these coding sequences:
- the LOC107886944 gene encoding vacuolar-sorting receptor 3 — MEIRRLHILLLLQGFMLFSVIGNCYARFVVEKNSLRVTSPEKIKGTYDSAIGNFGIPQYGGSMAGAVVYPKENQKGCKSFDDFGISFKSKPGALPTFVLVDRGDCFFALKVWNVQQAGASAVLVADDIQEALITMDTPEEDRLAAKYIENITIPSALIEKNFGEILKKAISGGDMVNVNLDWRESVPHPDDRVEYELWTNSNDECGVKCDMLMEFLKDFKGAAQILEKGGYTQFTPHYITWYCPQAFSLSRQCKSQCINYGRYCAPDPEQDFSSGYEGKDVVIENLRQLCVFKVANETNKPWLWWDYVTDFQIRCPMKEKKYNKECADVVIRALGLDGKKIEKCMGDPNADEDNPVLKEEQEAQVGKGSRGDVTILPTLVVNDRQYRGKLAKGAVLKAICAGFEETTEPAVCLSGDVETNECLDNNGGCWQDKATNLTACKDTFRGRVCECPLVDGVQFKGDGYSHCEASGSGRCKINNGGCWHEARDGHAYSACLDDGNGKCQCPPGFKGDGVKNCEDIDECKEKKACQCPECSCKNTWGSYECTCSGDLLYIRDHDTCISKSGTEVRSSWAAVWVILIGLAMASGGAYLIYKYRLRSYMDSEIRAIMAQYMPLDSQAEVPNHVSDGRA, encoded by the exons ATGGAGATACGGAGATTgcatattcttcttcttcttcaagggTTTATGTTGTTCTCTGTGATTGGGAATTGTTACGCGAGATTTGTGGTGGAAAAGAACAGCTTGAGGGTGACTTCACCCGAGAAGATTAAGGGTACCTATGACAGTGCAATTGGCAACTTTGGGATACCTCAATATGGGGGAAGCATGGCTGGTGCCGTGGTTTACCCTAAGGAGAATCAAAAGGGTTGTAAAAGTTTTGATGACTTTGGGATTTCCTTTAAATCCAAGCCTGGTGCTCTTCCTACTTTTGTTTTGGTCGATCGTGGAG ATTGCTTCTTTGCTTTAAAGGTCTGGAATGTACAGCAAGCTGGTGCTTCTGCAGTGCTTGTTGCTGATGATATTCAAGAAGCATTAATAACCATGGATACACCTGAAGAGGATAGGTTAGCTGCCAAATACATTGAAAATATAACAATTCCATCCGCCCTTATCGagaaaaattttggtgaaattctTAAGAAAGCAATAAGTGGTGGGGATATGGTCAATGTTAATCTTGATTGGCGAGAGTCTGTTCCACACCCTGATGATCGTGTGGAGTATGAGCTATGGACCAACAGCAATGATGAGTGTGGAGTTAAATGTGATATGCTGATGGAATTTCTGAAGGATTTCAAGGGTGCTGCACAGATACTTGAAAAAGGTGGCTATACTCAATTCACACCCCATTATATAACTTGGTACTGCCCTCAGGCTTTCTCGCTAAGCAGACAGTGCAAATCTCAGTGCATCAACTACGGAAGATACTGTGCACCTGATCCCGAACAAGATTTTAGCTCTGGCTATGAGGGGAAAGATGTAGTTATTGAAAATTTGAGACAGCTATGTGTTTTCAAAGTGGCAAATGAGACCAATAAGCCTTGGTTGTGGTGGGACTATGTGACAGATTTTCAGATAAGATGCCCCATGAAGGAGAAAAAATATAACAAGGAATGCGCAGATGTTGTTATCAGAGCTCTCG GGCTTGATGGTAAAAAGATTGAGAAGTGCATGGGAGACCCTAATGCTGATGAAGATAATCCTGTTCTGAAAGAAGAGCAAGAAGCCCAA GTGGGAAAAGGATCTAGGGGTGATGTTACCATACTGCCTACGCTTGTTGTTAACGATCGCCAATATCGAG GAAAGCTGGCCAAAGGTGCTGTTCTGAAGGCCATCTGTGCTGGTTTCGAGGAGACTACTGAACCAGCCGTTTGCTTGAGCGGTG ATGTGGAGACAAATGAATGCTTGGATAACAACGGTGGTTGTTGGCAAGATAAAGCAACCAATCTCACAGCCTGCAAG GATACATTTCGCGGGAGAGTCTGTGAATGTCCCTTGGTTGATGGTGTACAATTTAAAGGAGACGGTTACAGTCACTGTGAAG CTAGTGGGTCTGGAAGGTGCAAAATTAATAATGGAGGTTGTTGGCATGAAGCACGAGATGGACATGCATACTCCGCTTGTTTG GATGATGGAAATGGTAAATGCCAGTGTCCTCCAGGGTTTAAAGGTGATGGTGTCAAAAATTGTGAAG ATATTGACGAATGCAAAGAGAAGAAAGCCTGCCAGTGCCCTGAATGTAGCTGCAAAAATACTTGGGGAAGCTATGAATGCACTTGCAGTGGAGATCTTTTGTATATCCGGGACCATGATACCTGCATAA GTAAGAGTGGTACCGAAGTAAGATCATCATGGGCAGCCGTTTGGGTCATTTTAATCGGCTTGGCAATGGCCAGTGGTGGGGCTTATCTCATTTACAAATATAGATTAAGG TCATACATGGACTCTGAAATCCGAGCTATAATGGCACAGTACATGCCACTGGATAGTCAAGCGGAAGTACCAAACCATGTAAGCGATGGTCGAGCATGA
- the LOC107886947 gene encoding transcription factor bHLH84 → MDSMGTLLGDWSCFSGMYTTDQEADFMAQLLSNCPQLPDIDMSNYLSDSYPVFVTNNSPISMDFCMEDGTNTGFFLVEPDDCLNPEMGKDGNVEKEPKPEPEKKSSNKRSRNSGDVHVQKTKRNGRSKKNQTIAANDDEDGNGGLNGQSWASCSSEDDSNGGASSGSKGETTLNLNGETRASRGAATDPQSLYARKRRERINERLRILQNLVPNGTKVDISTMLEEAVQYVKFLQLQIKLLSSDDLWMYAPIAYNGMDIGIDLKVGTAKRT, encoded by the exons ATGGATTCAATGGGAACCCTTTTAGGAGATTGGAGTTGTTTCAGTGGGATGTATACAACTGATCAAGAAGCTGATTTCATGGCTCAATTGCTGAGTAATTGTCCTCAGCTCCCTGACATAGATATGAGCAATTACTTGAGTGATTCATACCCAGTTTTTGTAACCAATAATAGCCCCATTTCAATGGATTTTTGTATGGAAGATGGGACCAACACTGGTTTTTTTCTGGTTGAACCTGATGATTGTTTGAACCCAGAAATGGGTAAGGATGGCAATGTTGAAAAAGAACCGAAGCCTGAACCTGAGAAGAAAAGTAGTAACAAGAGATCTCGAAATTCAGGAGATGTTCAT GTTCAAAAGACTAAGAGAAATGGAAGGTCTAAGAAGAACCAGACCATTGCGGCCAATGATGACGAAGACGGTAATGGCGGTCTCAACGGGCAAAGCTGGGCCAGTTGCTCTTCGGAGGACGACTCGAATGGTGGTGCGAGCTCAGGCTCAAAGGGGGAAACAACACTGAATTTGAATGGCGAAACAAGAGCCAGTAGGGGAGCAGCCACTGATCCACAAAGTCTTTATGCAAGG AAAAGAAGGGAAAGGATTAATGAAAGATTGAGGATTTTACAGAATCTTGTCCCTAATGGAACAAAGGTTGATATTAGTACAATGCTTGAAGAAGCTGTTCAATATGTAAAGTTTTTGCAGCTACAAATTAAG TTGTTGAGTTCCGATGATCTTTGGATGTATGCACCTATTGCTTACAACGGAATGGATATCGGAATCGATCTCAAGGTCGGTACAGCGAAGAGAACGTAG